The genome window GGGGGTTGGCAAATCCTCGCTGCTGGGCGCCTTGGGGCGGGGCCTTCAGGCGGACCGGGCGGTGATTGCGCTGGTCGGGGAGCGGGGGCGGGAATTGCGCCACTTCATCGAGGATGTGCTGGGGCCGGAGGGCATGGCGCGGTCGGTCATCGTGGCGGCCACCTCAGACCAGTCGGCCATTGCGCGGCGCCGGTGCCTGTGGACCGCGATGACGGTGGCCGAACACATGCGCGACGCGGGCGAACACGTTCTTTTCCTTGCCGATTCTGTCACGCGCTTTGCCGAGGCGCACCGGGAGGTGGCTCTGGCGGCGGGCGAGCCGGCCAGCCTGCGCGGCTATCCGCCCTCGACCGCCCACATGATCATGGCGCTGGCCGAACGGGCCGGGCCGGGGCTGGACGGGGCGGGCGACATCACGGCGATCTTCTCGGTGCTGATGGCAGGGTCGGACATGGAGGAGCCGGTGGCCGACATCCTGCGGGGCGTGCTCGACGGCCACGTGGTGCTGGCGCGCGAAATCGCGGAGCGCGGACGGTTTCCGGCGGTGGACCTGCTGCGCTCGGCCTCGCGCTCGCTTCCGGAGGCGGCCAGCGCGGAGGAGAACGCGCTGATCGGCAAGGCTCGGCGCCGGCTGGGGGCCTATGACCGGGCGGAGCTGATGATTCAGTCGGGGCTGTATTCGCCCGGATCGGACCCGGAGATCGACGCGGCCATCCGGTGCTACGGCGCGCTGGACGGGTTTCTGGCAGACCGGAGCGACGGGCCTTCAGCGGCCTTCAAACGGCTGCGGGCGATTCTGGGCCCCGGTTAGATATAGAAAGGGGGCCATGACGGCCCCCTTTTGTTTGGCGCTTTTGGCGCGGTTCACTCGGCGCGCAGTTCCTGGAACTTGGCAGCGGCAACCGGGTTGATCACGCCGCGGGTGGTCACGGCCTCGGAGGCCT of Oceanicola sp. 502str15 contains these proteins:
- a CDS encoding FliI/YscN family ATPase produces the protein MAEATLAQLTAEIAALKPTMAVGRISSVGRGAVELTGLSEIAALGDQVWLGTREGRLRGEIVHIDRSYAMALPDGSVDGIRLGDQVMLQGGDGLYPDLGWQGRIIDPYGNPLDGRPLPRGPDLRPLRPHAPPATQRKRLGTRLGTGLAVFDTLLPIVRGQRLGLFAGSGVGKSSLLGALGRGLQADRAVIALVGERGRELRHFIEDVLGPEGMARSVIVAATSDQSAIARRRCLWTAMTVAEHMRDAGEHVLFLADSVTRFAEAHREVALAAGEPASLRGYPPSTAHMIMALAERAGPGLDGAGDITAIFSVLMAGSDMEEPVADILRGVLDGHVVLAREIAERGRFPAVDLLRSASRSLPEAASAEENALIGKARRRLGAYDRAELMIQSGLYSPGSDPEIDAAIRCYGALDGFLADRSDGPSAAFKRLRAILGPG